One Aegilops tauschii subsp. strangulata cultivar AL8/78 chromosome 7, Aet v6.0, whole genome shotgun sequence genomic window carries:
- the LOC109760003 gene encoding iron-sulfur cluster co-chaperone protein HscB homolog, which translates to MWRRAGSICLHLSRIAGRRVRRPPQPPAPTATCSTSAFASSSFHHNLGTFLDSIRVPPSRSLSNQAGGDGSIGGECWSCGAKGAFLSCGSCRSVQPVDPAVDYFRIFGLDRGYDVKDTNLEGKYKDWQKKLHPDLVHSKSEKERDFAAGQSALVIEAYRTLSKPLPRALYLLQLEGIHVDEEKTINDPELLMEMMEIREAVSEAGDSETLKKIQSQMKRKLETWSKAFQEAFDKRDFDGAVEATQRMRYYERAMEETVKKL; encoded by the exons ATGTGGCGCCGAGCCGGATCGATCTGCCTCCATCTCTCCAGAATTGCCGGCCGCCGCGTCCGACGACCCCCACAGCCTCCTGCTCCCACTGCCACCTGCTCTACCTCCGCATTCGCTTCATCCTCTTTCCACCACAATCTTGGAACCTTTCTGGATTCCATCAGAGTTCCTCCCTCTCGAAGCCTATCGAACCAGGCAGGCGGTGATGGCAGCATCGGCGGAGAGTGCTGGAGTTGTGGCGCCAAGGGGGCATTCCTCTCCTGCGGGTCCTGCAGGAGCGTGCAGCCCGTTGATCCTGCGGTCGACTACTTCCGAATATTTGGCCT GGACAGAGGATACGACGTAAAGGATACCAACTTAGAAGGGAAGTACAAAGACTGGCAGAAGAAGTTACATCCTGACCTTGTTCATTCTAAATCAGAG AAAGAGAGAGATTTTGCGGCTGGGCAGTCAGCACTTGTCATTGAGGCATATCGCACACTGAGCAAACCTTTACCAAGGGCATTGTACTTG CTGCAACTTGAGGGGATACACGTTGATGAGGAGAAGACTATCAATGATCCAGAACTTCTTATGGAG ATGATGGAGATACGTGAAGCTGTTAGTGAAGCCGGTGATTCTGAAACTCTGAAGAAGATCCAATCTCAG ATGAAGAGGAAGCTCGAAACCTGGTCCAAAGCCTTCCAGGAAGCGTTCGACAAGAGGGACTTCGACGGTGCAGTGGAAGCTACACAGAGAATGAGATACTACGAACGTGCTATGGAAGAAACTGTGAAGAAGCTTTGA
- the LOC109760004 gene encoding telomerase reverse transcriptase isoform X1: MARRRRRRAFGGRPELRLAYGSHARPLGRAIIALLPPSPPPGAPCPVCRGAASGCLACRRWAHLLRDGDPVAYRRLVTRAVCAVEPEPAAPPPPRYTPGNAGHSQAQLVRETIKWILTDRSCRTKNVLCNGIHQGGQANLVSSSSWNILLHRIGDLLMCYILRHSAVFLPIKKSDYFQVTGVPLNIVLHKPIFASTMARKQQSRSTKVKCPMCHVLRNAKMKLNITGGNRGNSSDSAFYCSDNTQKCDALQSSGSCDAERVIKPNCSSDGCNCSNCFTRKPRKRKRLYSWQRCSKQKQFCNEDNLTELSKLNDSNYALCNLLSDGSAAGVNGQTHSLKRTADNISIGMNNGEFVSQTEEPCNVPVLSLKKPPSSVLDTSPSQDLLCGYSKSGVQCTSPKVGPSSYSQLNSGSICFNCLMLNASKCVSVDSLIPRQAIFYNKEISENVFHRSNLTNKRKGPDALSLLKRIFGIKECCIKFFQCDCHGSSRPNSNCLYHWMLQLVKNLVRNSKRCQYKKLFLKHCSVKSKVAKDGLPSGNIQYSTGGKSAYCGESFAQLEAYSTHQQVVSFVWAVLTRIIPQPLLGNPSSKRSLRVNIWKFIRLRRFETFQVTDCIRELKAPEYSWLSKIGFTSCFCSVLLGEETGLSNGTEEQKQNNLLHCWISWLFSDIVIPLISTYFYVTERETKRYDVFYYPKSVWRNLTSNTIASLNAQSFKILRGTSRRAIKHLYRSSRVRFLPKAKDIRPLVNFKAQSKDGILNKCHLVIKKIRDDNPEMFGSSVFDYDGVYKNLSSFMSSVRRQLKESKIYIVVADVSKAFDCVNHDVLLKIMDDVLKGDEYALRKCTKVIYSRSKNVAYRFDSNVSVSNGNSINDFSIQPSSGGGILVDQGTVSTIRKEELQRVLFEQVKCNILKIGHNFYLQQVGIAQGNKLSPNLCSLYYGHLENSVILNFLHDGNSGDAISEPEFLMMRFIDDFMFISLSKKHALNFFNRMRRGFVYYNTYMNDSKYGFNFNIGDNEQCDNRLYRGDDGVTFIPWSGLLINCENLEIQADYTRYLGITIISTITVKMHSSMKYLRSKLCHYMRPKCHPIFYDSNINSLGTVRLNIYQAFLLCAMKFHCYMRSMPYSSISKPELLHVIKKTFRYMHSLIVSRMQDMELQSNVRPVLKLRRKETNWLGLSAYIRVLQKKQSRYKDLLALLIAEAEGYGHMDRDSDSLCYAVDDSHSSMFWKFKY; encoded by the exons ATGGCGCGGCGGCGCCGCCGTCGCGCGTTCGGCGGCCGCCCGGAGCTCCGCCTGGCCTACGGCTCCCACGCCCGCCCGCTCGGCCGCGCGATCATCGCGCTGCTGCCCCCGTCCCCGCCCCCCGGCGCCCCCTGCCCCGTCTGCCGCGGCGCGGCCTCCGGGTGCCTCGCGTGCCGCCGCTGGGCGCACCTCCTCCGCGACGGCGACCCCGTCGCGTACCGCCGCCTCGTCACCCGCGCCGTCTGCGCCGTCGAGCCCGAGCCggccgcgcccccgccgccgcggTACACCCCAGGGAACGCCGGGCACTCGCAGGCCCAG CTCGTTCGGGAGACGATAAAGTGGATCTTGACGGATCGCTCCTGTAGAACCAAGAACGTCCTCTGCAATGGTATCCATCAG GGTGGCCAGGCTAACCTTGTTTCTTCTTCATCCTGGAATATTCTCCTGCATAGA ATTGGGGATCTTCTCATGTGCTATATTCTGCGGCATTCAGCAGTCTTTTTGCCCATTAAAAAGAGTGATTACTTTCAGGTGACTGGTGTTCCACTCAACATTGTTCTGCACAAGCCTATATTTGCCAGTACCatggcaagaaaacaacaatccAGATCTACAAAAGTCAAATGTCCTATG TGCCATGTGTTGCGTAATGCAAAGATGAAACTAAACATAACCGGAGGCAATCGTGGCAACAGTTCAGACTCTGCGTTTTACTGTTCAGATAACACTCAGAAATGTGATGCTCTACAAAGTTCTGGAAGTTGTGATGCTGAAAGAGTTATAAAGCCTAATTGTTCAAGTGATGGATGTAACTGTTCCAATTGCTTTACCCGGAAGCCTAGGAAAAGAAAAAGATTGTACAGCTGGCAGCGCTGCAGTAAGCAGAAGCAGTTCTGTAACGAAGATAACTTGACAGAGTTAAGTAAATTAAACGACAGTAATTACGCTCTGTGTAATCTCTTATCAGATGGCTCAGCTGCTGGAGTGAATGGTCAAACACACTCCTTGAAGCGTACTGCAGATAACATTTCTATTGGAATGAACAATGGTGAATTTGTTTCACAAACTGAAGAGCCATGCAATGTACCTGTCCTGTCATTAAAGAAGCCACCTAGTTCTGTGTTAGATACTAGTCCTTCCCAGGATCTATTGTGTGGTTACAGTAAATCAGGAGTCCAATGTACAAGTCCCAAAGTaggaccctccagctactcacaACTGAAT AGTGGTTCCATCTGTTTCAATTGCTTAATGTTGAATGCTTCGAAATGTGTGTCAGTAGATTCTTTGATACCAAGACAGGCCATTTTCTATAACAAAGAAATATCTGAGAATGTCTTCCATCGCAGCA ACTTGACAAATAAAAGGAAAGGACCAGACGCACTGTCTTTATTAAAGCGCATATTTGGAATCAAGGAATGCTGCATAAAGTTCTTCCAATGTGATTGCCATGGATCTTCCAGACCAAATTCTAATTGCCT GTATCATTGGATGCTTCAACTAGTGAAAAATCTCGTAAGGAATTCTAAACGCTGCCAGTACAAGAAACTATTTCTGAAGCATTGTTCTGTTAAGTCTAAG GTGGCAAAAGATGGGCTCCCTTCAGGCAACATACAATATTCAACAGGAGGAAAATCAGCATATTGTGGTGAATCTTTTGCTCAGTTGGAAGCTTACAGTACACATCAGCAAGTAGTATCCTTTGTCTGGGCAGTGTTGACACGTATCATACCACAGCCTTTGTTAGGGAATCCTTCTAGTAAGAGATCTTTAAGGGTGAACATTTGGAAGTTTATAAGGTTACGCAGGTTTGAAACATTTCAAGTAACTGATTGTATTCGTGAGTTGAAAGCACCAGAATATTCTTGGCTATCAAAAATTGGATTCACTAGTTGCTTTTGTTCTGTACTACTTGGAGAAGAGACTGGGCTGTCAAATGGTACAGAGGAGCAGAAACAGAACAATCTCTTGCATTGTTGGATTAGCTGGTTATTTTCTGACATTGTGATCCCATTGATCAGTACATACTTTTATGTTACAGAAAGAGAAACAAAACGATATGATGTTTTCTATTATCCAAAGTCAGTGTGGAGGAACCTAACTAGCAATACTATTGCTTCCTTAAATGCGCAGAGCTTCAAGATTTTGCGTGGTACATCGAGGAGAGCAATAAAACATTTGTACCGTTCTTCAAGAGTGAGATTTCTTCCAAAAGCAAAAGATATCAGACCATTAGTAAATTTTAAAGCTCAGTCAAAGGATGGTATTCTCAACAAGTGTCATTTAGTTATTAAAAAAATAAGGGATGATAACCCAGAGATGTTTGGTTCTTCTGTTTTTGATTATGATGGTGTTTACAAAAATCTTTCCAGTTTTATGTCTTCAGTAAGAAGACAGTTGAAAGAGTCAAAGATATATATTGTGGTTGCTGATGTATCTAAGGCATTTGATTGTGTTAATCATGACGTGCTACTGAAAATTATGGATGATGTTCTGAAAGGTGATGAGTATGCCTTGAGAAAATGTACCAAAGTAATTTACAGTAGGTCTAAGAATGTGGCTTACCGCTTTGATTCAAATGTATCCGTCAGCAACGGAAACAGTATTAACGATTTCTCAATTCAGCCGTCATCAGGTGGTGGCATTCTAGTTGATCAG GGAACTGTTAGTACAATTCGGAAGGAAGAGCTTCAACGTGTCCTTTTCGAACAAGTCAAGTGCAATATTCTGAAGATTGGGCATAATTTTTACTTGCAGCAAGTAGGGATTGCTCAAGGAAACAAGTTATCCCCTAACCTTTGTTCCCTATACTATGGTCACCTTGAGAATtctgtgatattgaattttctGCATGATGGAAATTCAGGAGATGCTATTTCAGAACCGGAATTTTTAATGATGAGGTTCATTGATGACTTCATGTTTATCTCTCTCTCAAAGAAGCATGCTTTGAATTTCTTTAATAGGATGAGAAGAGGTTTTGTGTACTACAATACTTACATGAATGACAGCAAATATGGTTTTAATTTCAACATTGGAGATAACGAGCAGTGCGATAATAGGCTCTACAGGGGCGATGATGGAGTCACTTTCATACCATGGAGTGGTTTGCTTATAAACTGTGAAAATTTAGAAATTCAAGCTGATTATACAAG GTATTTAGGCATTACAATCATCTCCACGATCACTGTGAAGATGCATTCTTCCATGAAGTACCTTCGCAGCAAGCTATGTCATTATATGCGCCCGAAGTGCCATCCCATTTTCTATGACTCCAATATCAACTCACTGGGCACTGTAAGACTGAATATATATCAAGCCTTCCTGTTATGCGCAATGAAGTTTCATTGCTATATGCGGAGCATGCCTTATTCCAGCATAAGCAAACCCGAGTTGCTGCATGTCATTAAGAAGACCTTCAG GTACATGCATAGTCTGATTGTTAGCCGTATGCAAGATATGGAGCTGCAATCCAATGTTCGCCCAGTTCTAAAGCTAAGACGCAAAGAAACCAATTGGCTTGGACTATCTGCCTACATCCGCGTGCTTCAAAAGAAACAATCTCGTTACAAGGATTTGTTGGCGTTGTTGATAGCAGAGGCTGAGGGTTATGGTCATATGGACCGTGATTCTGACAGTTTGTGCTATGCTGTGGATGATTCTCACTCGTCAATGTTCTGGAAGTTCAAATATTAG
- the LOC109760004 gene encoding telomerase reverse transcriptase isoform X2 has product MARRRRRRAFGGRPELRLAYGSHARPLGRAIIALLPPSPPPGAPCPVCRGAASGCLACRRWAHLLRDGDPVAYRRLVTRAVCAVEPEPAAPPPPRYTPGNAGHSQAQLVRETIKWILTDRSCRTKNVLCNGIHQGGQANLVSSSSWNILLHRIGDLLMCYILRHSAVFLPIKKSDYFQVTGVPLNIVLHKPIFASTMARKQQSRSTKVKCPMCHVLRNAKMKLNITGGNRGNSSDSAFYCSDNTQKCDALQSSGSCDAERVIKPNCSSDGCNCSNCFTRKPRKRKRLYSWQRCSKQKQFCNEDNLTELSKLNDSNYALCNLLSDGSAAGVNGQTHSLKRTADNISIGMNNGEFVSQTEEPCNVPVLSLKKPPSSVLDTSPSQDLLCGYSKSGVQCTSPKVGPSSYSQLNVAKDGLPSGNIQYSTGGKSAYCGESFAQLEAYSTHQQVVSFVWAVLTRIIPQPLLGNPSSKRSLRVNIWKFIRLRRFETFQVTDCIRELKAPEYSWLSKIGFTSCFCSVLLGEETGLSNGTEEQKQNNLLHCWISWLFSDIVIPLISTYFYVTERETKRYDVFYYPKSVWRNLTSNTIASLNAQSFKILRGTSRRAIKHLYRSSRVRFLPKAKDIRPLVNFKAQSKDGILNKCHLVIKKIRDDNPEMFGSSVFDYDGVYKNLSSFMSSVRRQLKESKIYIVVADVSKAFDCVNHDVLLKIMDDVLKGDEYALRKCTKVIYSRSKNVAYRFDSNVSVSNGNSINDFSIQPSSGGGILVDQGTVSTIRKEELQRVLFEQVKCNILKIGHNFYLQQVGIAQGNKLSPNLCSLYYGHLENSVILNFLHDGNSGDAISEPEFLMMRFIDDFMFISLSKKHALNFFNRMRRGFVYYNTYMNDSKYGFNFNIGDNEQCDNRLYRGDDGVTFIPWSGLLINCENLEIQADYTRYLGITIISTITVKMHSSMKYLRSKLCHYMRPKCHPIFYDSNINSLGTVRLNIYQAFLLCAMKFHCYMRSMPYSSISKPELLHVIKKTFRYMHSLIVSRMQDMELQSNVRPVLKLRRKETNWLGLSAYIRVLQKKQSRYKDLLALLIAEAEGYGHMDRDSDSLCYAVDDSHSSMFWKFKY; this is encoded by the exons ATGGCGCGGCGGCGCCGCCGTCGCGCGTTCGGCGGCCGCCCGGAGCTCCGCCTGGCCTACGGCTCCCACGCCCGCCCGCTCGGCCGCGCGATCATCGCGCTGCTGCCCCCGTCCCCGCCCCCCGGCGCCCCCTGCCCCGTCTGCCGCGGCGCGGCCTCCGGGTGCCTCGCGTGCCGCCGCTGGGCGCACCTCCTCCGCGACGGCGACCCCGTCGCGTACCGCCGCCTCGTCACCCGCGCCGTCTGCGCCGTCGAGCCCGAGCCggccgcgcccccgccgccgcggTACACCCCAGGGAACGCCGGGCACTCGCAGGCCCAG CTCGTTCGGGAGACGATAAAGTGGATCTTGACGGATCGCTCCTGTAGAACCAAGAACGTCCTCTGCAATGGTATCCATCAG GGTGGCCAGGCTAACCTTGTTTCTTCTTCATCCTGGAATATTCTCCTGCATAGA ATTGGGGATCTTCTCATGTGCTATATTCTGCGGCATTCAGCAGTCTTTTTGCCCATTAAAAAGAGTGATTACTTTCAGGTGACTGGTGTTCCACTCAACATTGTTCTGCACAAGCCTATATTTGCCAGTACCatggcaagaaaacaacaatccAGATCTACAAAAGTCAAATGTCCTATG TGCCATGTGTTGCGTAATGCAAAGATGAAACTAAACATAACCGGAGGCAATCGTGGCAACAGTTCAGACTCTGCGTTTTACTGTTCAGATAACACTCAGAAATGTGATGCTCTACAAAGTTCTGGAAGTTGTGATGCTGAAAGAGTTATAAAGCCTAATTGTTCAAGTGATGGATGTAACTGTTCCAATTGCTTTACCCGGAAGCCTAGGAAAAGAAAAAGATTGTACAGCTGGCAGCGCTGCAGTAAGCAGAAGCAGTTCTGTAACGAAGATAACTTGACAGAGTTAAGTAAATTAAACGACAGTAATTACGCTCTGTGTAATCTCTTATCAGATGGCTCAGCTGCTGGAGTGAATGGTCAAACACACTCCTTGAAGCGTACTGCAGATAACATTTCTATTGGAATGAACAATGGTGAATTTGTTTCACAAACTGAAGAGCCATGCAATGTACCTGTCCTGTCATTAAAGAAGCCACCTAGTTCTGTGTTAGATACTAGTCCTTCCCAGGATCTATTGTGTGGTTACAGTAAATCAGGAGTCCAATGTACAAGTCCCAAAGTaggaccctccagctactcacaACTGAAT GTGGCAAAAGATGGGCTCCCTTCAGGCAACATACAATATTCAACAGGAGGAAAATCAGCATATTGTGGTGAATCTTTTGCTCAGTTGGAAGCTTACAGTACACATCAGCAAGTAGTATCCTTTGTCTGGGCAGTGTTGACACGTATCATACCACAGCCTTTGTTAGGGAATCCTTCTAGTAAGAGATCTTTAAGGGTGAACATTTGGAAGTTTATAAGGTTACGCAGGTTTGAAACATTTCAAGTAACTGATTGTATTCGTGAGTTGAAAGCACCAGAATATTCTTGGCTATCAAAAATTGGATTCACTAGTTGCTTTTGTTCTGTACTACTTGGAGAAGAGACTGGGCTGTCAAATGGTACAGAGGAGCAGAAACAGAACAATCTCTTGCATTGTTGGATTAGCTGGTTATTTTCTGACATTGTGATCCCATTGATCAGTACATACTTTTATGTTACAGAAAGAGAAACAAAACGATATGATGTTTTCTATTATCCAAAGTCAGTGTGGAGGAACCTAACTAGCAATACTATTGCTTCCTTAAATGCGCAGAGCTTCAAGATTTTGCGTGGTACATCGAGGAGAGCAATAAAACATTTGTACCGTTCTTCAAGAGTGAGATTTCTTCCAAAAGCAAAAGATATCAGACCATTAGTAAATTTTAAAGCTCAGTCAAAGGATGGTATTCTCAACAAGTGTCATTTAGTTATTAAAAAAATAAGGGATGATAACCCAGAGATGTTTGGTTCTTCTGTTTTTGATTATGATGGTGTTTACAAAAATCTTTCCAGTTTTATGTCTTCAGTAAGAAGACAGTTGAAAGAGTCAAAGATATATATTGTGGTTGCTGATGTATCTAAGGCATTTGATTGTGTTAATCATGACGTGCTACTGAAAATTATGGATGATGTTCTGAAAGGTGATGAGTATGCCTTGAGAAAATGTACCAAAGTAATTTACAGTAGGTCTAAGAATGTGGCTTACCGCTTTGATTCAAATGTATCCGTCAGCAACGGAAACAGTATTAACGATTTCTCAATTCAGCCGTCATCAGGTGGTGGCATTCTAGTTGATCAG GGAACTGTTAGTACAATTCGGAAGGAAGAGCTTCAACGTGTCCTTTTCGAACAAGTCAAGTGCAATATTCTGAAGATTGGGCATAATTTTTACTTGCAGCAAGTAGGGATTGCTCAAGGAAACAAGTTATCCCCTAACCTTTGTTCCCTATACTATGGTCACCTTGAGAATtctgtgatattgaattttctGCATGATGGAAATTCAGGAGATGCTATTTCAGAACCGGAATTTTTAATGATGAGGTTCATTGATGACTTCATGTTTATCTCTCTCTCAAAGAAGCATGCTTTGAATTTCTTTAATAGGATGAGAAGAGGTTTTGTGTACTACAATACTTACATGAATGACAGCAAATATGGTTTTAATTTCAACATTGGAGATAACGAGCAGTGCGATAATAGGCTCTACAGGGGCGATGATGGAGTCACTTTCATACCATGGAGTGGTTTGCTTATAAACTGTGAAAATTTAGAAATTCAAGCTGATTATACAAG GTATTTAGGCATTACAATCATCTCCACGATCACTGTGAAGATGCATTCTTCCATGAAGTACCTTCGCAGCAAGCTATGTCATTATATGCGCCCGAAGTGCCATCCCATTTTCTATGACTCCAATATCAACTCACTGGGCACTGTAAGACTGAATATATATCAAGCCTTCCTGTTATGCGCAATGAAGTTTCATTGCTATATGCGGAGCATGCCTTATTCCAGCATAAGCAAACCCGAGTTGCTGCATGTCATTAAGAAGACCTTCAG GTACATGCATAGTCTGATTGTTAGCCGTATGCAAGATATGGAGCTGCAATCCAATGTTCGCCCAGTTCTAAAGCTAAGACGCAAAGAAACCAATTGGCTTGGACTATCTGCCTACATCCGCGTGCTTCAAAAGAAACAATCTCGTTACAAGGATTTGTTGGCGTTGTTGATAGCAGAGGCTGAGGGTTATGGTCATATGGACCGTGATTCTGACAGTTTGTGCTATGCTGTGGATGATTCTCACTCGTCAATGTTCTGGAAGTTCAAATATTAG
- the LOC109760002 gene encoding uncharacterized protein: MSETTRSVMDAAPGDTVPTATGHGLHGIPVLITPFHQPGGAAASTETMRTAFQGFLVLQGQGEAKEDERKKWFREMRGWLMVLATVAASVTYQAGLNPPGGFWQDTKEGPGGHRPGNPVLRDEHWVRYVIFYYFNATAFVTSLVIMVLLMSERFYHGEAKVVALMLTTFVDLASLVGAYIAGTTRYATSCVYIVVITCVSFICVVYIGEAMGEICAFVLKKIKCMRNLAKRKWFPVPAGVVTRSLPEEEAEERRKRAATSNRPTCCLCCGCGQSPATSGRRDVEG, encoded by the exons ATGTCCGAGACGACACGGTCCGTCATGGACGCGGCTCCCGGCGACACCGTGCCAACAGCCACCGGTCATGGTCTGCATGGCATCCCCGTGCTCATCACGCCTTTCCACCAGCCGGGCGGCGCCGCCGCGTCGACAGAGACGATGCGCACGGCGTTCCAGGGCTTCCTCGTCCTCCAGGGGCAGGGGGAGGCCAAGGAGGACGAGCGGAAGAAGTGGTTCAGGGAGATGCGCGGGTGGCTGATGGTGCTGGCGACCGTGGCGGCGTCGGTGACCTACCAGGCCGGCCTGAACCCGCCCGGCGGGTTCTGGCAGGACACCAAGGAGGGCCCCGGCGGGCACCGCCCCGGCAACCCGGTGCTGCGCGACGAGCACTGGGTTCGGTACGTCATCTTCTACTACTTCAACGCGACGGCGTTCGTGACGTCGCTGGTGATCATGGTGCTGCTCATGAGCGAGCGGTTCTACCACGGGGAGGCCAAGGTGGTGGCGCTCATGCTCACCACCTTCGTCGACCTCGCCAGCCTCGTCGGCGCCTACATCGCCGGCACCACGCGCTACGCCACCTCCTGCGTCTACATCGTCGTCATCACCTGCGTCTCCTTCATCTGCGTCGTCTACATCGGAGA GGCGATGGGGGAGATATGCGCCTTCGTCCTGAAGAAGATAAAGTGCATGCGTAATCTGGCGAAGCGGAAGTGGTTCCCGGTGCCGGCGGGTGTGGTGACGAGATCGCTGCCGGAGGAGGAGGCTGAGGAACGCAGGAAGAGAGCGGCGACGAGCAACCGCCCCACTTGCTGCCTGTGCTGTGGCTGTGGGCAGTCACCGGCGACGTCTGGTaggcgcgacgtggaggggtAG